The following are encoded together in the Oligoflexus sp. genome:
- a CDS encoding PhoX family phosphatase: MTSSHELRPTLHDLINSTMGRRRLLAGGLGMAAAGVFGALVPACGSANGDKDPKPAPEPDRVGQNVTGAPTAALLGFAAVPAIFDATFDAVKVAEGYQAQTLFAWGDPVVAGAASWKSDGSNTALEQEQQAGQSHDGMIFYPFPGKKDHGLLVMNHEYVEPATLHPNGPTADAEGRRLLVEVQKEQAAHGVSVIEIRRTMAGAWEVVPNSPWGRRLHMNTPMLISGPAAGHPRMKTVADPTGKNVLGTLNNCAASRTPWGTYLTCEENFQNYFANANADDLKTRREQQRYGVLTASELKWETADPRFDVGFKSEQEYGGYVNEVNRFGWVVEVDPFDPTFTPVKRTAMGRFSHENCECYQDAEGHMAFYMGDDSRGEYLYKFVPNGRYEANNSAANRQLLDSGTLYVAYFHEDGNGEWLELTHGRNGLNRMNGFVDQADVLINARAAADHVGGTPMDRPEWVAIHPQTGEIFVTLTNNKNRGTDSGRQALNAANPREKNLYGHIMKLAEDGRNPRSKTFRWDIFVLCGDPNAATENLKGNIKGDVFGSPDGIAFDASGRLWIQTDYDDAAPENQVLGLNQMLAADPATREIRRFMVGPRGCEITGIAFNPESTSMFVNIQHPVLSFPASDGRTRPRSATVVITKKDGGVIGT, translated from the coding sequence ATGACATCGAGCCACGAGTTACGTCCGACCCTTCATGATCTAATCAACAGCACCATGGGCCGCCGTCGCCTTTTGGCCGGTGGATTGGGAATGGCCGCCGCTGGAGTGTTTGGGGCTCTGGTCCCTGCCTGCGGTTCGGCCAACGGAGATAAGGATCCGAAGCCCGCACCTGAACCGGATCGCGTCGGTCAGAACGTAACAGGGGCTCCCACGGCGGCACTTCTAGGCTTTGCCGCGGTTCCGGCGATTTTTGATGCGACCTTTGATGCGGTCAAAGTTGCCGAAGGTTATCAGGCTCAGACCCTCTTTGCCTGGGGTGATCCTGTGGTTGCCGGCGCGGCGTCGTGGAAAAGCGATGGAAGCAATACGGCGCTGGAGCAGGAGCAGCAGGCCGGTCAATCCCATGATGGAATGATTTTTTATCCCTTTCCCGGGAAAAAGGATCATGGGCTTTTGGTGATGAATCATGAATATGTGGAGCCGGCGACTCTGCATCCCAATGGTCCGACCGCCGATGCCGAAGGCCGTCGCCTTTTGGTTGAAGTGCAGAAGGAACAGGCCGCGCACGGCGTCAGTGTGATTGAAATTCGCCGGACCATGGCGGGTGCGTGGGAAGTCGTGCCGAACTCCCCGTGGGGACGCCGCCTTCATATGAATACTCCTATGCTTATCAGTGGACCGGCCGCAGGGCATCCGCGCATGAAAACAGTCGCCGATCCTACAGGCAAAAATGTGCTCGGTACGCTGAATAACTGCGCGGCCAGCCGCACGCCTTGGGGCACCTATCTGACCTGTGAAGAGAACTTTCAAAACTATTTCGCCAACGCGAATGCCGATGATTTGAAAACCCGCCGCGAGCAGCAGCGCTATGGTGTGCTTACGGCATCGGAATTGAAATGGGAAACGGCGGATCCACGTTTTGATGTAGGCTTTAAGAGTGAGCAGGAATACGGCGGATATGTGAACGAGGTCAACCGCTTTGGTTGGGTGGTGGAAGTGGATCCTTTCGATCCCACATTCACGCCGGTAAAGCGGACGGCGATGGGCCGCTTCTCGCATGAAAATTGCGAATGCTATCAGGATGCCGAAGGTCATATGGCCTTTTACATGGGCGATGATTCGCGCGGGGAATATCTCTATAAATTCGTTCCCAACGGACGTTATGAAGCGAATAACTCTGCAGCCAATCGGCAGCTTCTGGATAGCGGGACGCTTTATGTCGCGTATTTTCATGAAGATGGCAACGGGGAATGGCTGGAGCTGACGCATGGACGCAACGGATTGAATCGCATGAACGGCTTTGTCGATCAGGCGGATGTTCTGATCAATGCGCGTGCGGCCGCTGATCACGTGGGTGGCACGCCTATGGATCGTCCGGAGTGGGTGGCTATTCATCCCCAGACGGGTGAAATCTTTGTGACGCTGACCAACAACAAAAATCGTGGGACGGATTCCGGTCGCCAGGCGCTGAATGCAGCCAATCCCCGGGAGAAAAACCTTTACGGTCATATCATGAAACTGGCCGAGGATGGTCGCAATCCACGTTCGAAGACCTTCCGCTGGGATATTTTTGTTCTCTGTGGTGATCCGAATGCAGCCACAGAAAATCTGAAGGGTAATATCAAAGGTGATGTGTTTGGTAGTCCTGATGGAATAGCCTTTGATGCTTCCGGACGCCTTTGGATACAGACCGATTATGATGATGCCGCGCCCGAAAACCAGGTGCTGGGTTTGAATCAGATGCTGGCTGCTGATCCCGCCACCCGCGAAATCCGCCGCTTTATGGTGGGCCCGCGCGGCTGTGAAATCACAGGGATTGCCTTCAACCCGGAATCCACGTCCATGTTTGTGAATATTCAGCATCCCGTGCTGAGCTTCCCGGCGAGCGACGGCCGCACCCGCCCACGTTCAGCGACTGTTGTGATCACGAAAAAAGACGGTGGTGTGATTGGAACCTGA